One region of Gouania willdenowi chromosome 13, fGouWil2.1, whole genome shotgun sequence genomic DNA includes:
- the LOC114474173 gene encoding claudin-4-like, with protein MTHGCSSRRNCTLITYIQCQESGLARKTRRALVSGQRGGQCDSTFNTDNLKTEDTALHASFNPTAKAATAASSSSSSESNSNLTMVSLGRQMLGFVLAIIGFLGSIIICALPMWKVTAFIGANIVTAQVIWEGLWMNCVTQSTGQMQCKIYDSLLALPQDLQAARALVIIAIILGALGVLLGIAGGKCTNFVEDPRAKSRVAIAAGVIFICAGVMVLVPVCWSANTIIRDFYNPILTNPQRRELGAALYIGWGTAALLLLGGALLCSSCPPKDSPEYPVKYAGARSVVSSRAYV; from the coding sequence ATGACACATGGATGCTCGTCTCGTCGAAACTGCACCTTGATCACATACATACAATGTCAAGAATCTGGTTTGGCCAGGAAGACTCGCCGTGCACTGGTTTCAGGTCAGAGGGGAGGACAATGTGACTCCACCTTCAACACAGACAACCTTAAAACTGAAGACACCGCCCTGCATGCTTCATTCAACCCCACAGCCAAAGCTGCtactgctgcttcttcttcttcttcttctgagagTAACTCAAACCTCACCATGGTGTCACTGGGACGACAGATGCTGGGTTTCGTCCTGGCCATTATCGGCTTCCTGGGCTCCATCATCATCTGCGCCCTGCCAATGTGGAAGGTGACGGCGTTCATTGGTGCCAACATTGTGACGGCGCAGGTCATCTGGGAGGGTCTGTGGATGAACTGCGTGACGCAGAGCACGGGCCAGATGCAGTGTAAGATCTACGACTCCCTCCTGGCTCTTCCCCAGGACCTCCAGGCCGCCAGAGCCCTGGTGATCATCGCCATCATCCTCGGCGCCCTCGGGGTCCTCCTGGGCATCGCCGGAGGCAAGTGCACCAACTTTGTGGAGGACCCGCGAGCCAAGTCCAGGGTGGCCATTGCGGCCGGGGTCATCTTCATCTGCGCTGGGGTCATGGTTCTGGTGCCTGTGTGCTGGTCGGCCAACACCATCATCAGGGACTTCTACAACCCCATCCTGACCAACCCTCAGAGGAGGGAGCTGGGGGCCGCGCTCTACATCGGTTGGGGAACAGCTGCGCTCCTCCTCCTTGGTGGCGCCCTCCTCTGCAGCTCGTGCCCACCCAAGGACAGCCCAGAGTACCCGGTCAAGTACGCCGGTGCCAGATCCGTGGTCTCTAGCCGAGCCTACGTCTGA
- the cldnf gene encoding claudin f, protein MGRCGKETAGQVISFVGLVGVAVTCGIPMWRVTSYIGANIVTGQIVWDGLWMNCIMQSTGQMQCKINDSVMRLTRDLQAARALVIISLVFGFIGFIISFIGAKCTSCLKQDHSKANVVIISGCLIILAAVLVLVPVCWSAVITITDFQDPTTIETQRREIGASIYIGWASAALLLIGGIILTTSCPPQRPLYNPQYTYPGYPPAYTPVYAAPSSRAYTPTGSYYPNKPYTQPPPTYAAGRYI, encoded by the coding sequence atGGGGAGATGTGGCAAGGAGACGGCGGGCCAGGTCATTAGCTTTGTGGGCCTGGTCGGCGTGGCCGTGACCTGCGGGATCCCCATGTGGAGAGTCACGTCCTACATCGGCGCCAACATCGTGACGGGCCAGATCGTGTGGGACGGCCTTTGGATGAACTGCATCATGCAGAGCACAGGCCAGATGCAGTGCAAGATCAACGATTCAGTGATGCGGCTGACACGGGACCTGCAGGCGGCCCGAGCGCTGGTCATCATCTCCCTCGTCTTCGGATTCATCGGCTTCATCATCTCCTTCATCGGCGCCAAGTGCACCAGCTGCCTGAAGCAGGACCACTCCAAGGCCAACGTGGTCATCATATCCGGATGTCTGATCATTCTGGCGGCCGTCCTGGTTCTGGTCCCCGTCTGCTGGTCTGCGGTCATCACCATCACGGACTTCCAGGACCCAACGACCATCGAGACGCAGAGAAGGGAGATTGGAGCGTCCATCTACATCGGTTGGGCTTCAGCGGCCCTTCTCCTGATCGGAGGGATTATCCTCACGACCTCCTGTCCTCCACAGAGACCCCTGTACAATCCACAGTACACCTACCCTGGTTACCCACCAGCCTACACCCCCGTGTACGCTGCTCCATCCAGCCGAGCATACACACCCACAGGCTCCTATTATCCCAACAAACCCTACACTCAGCCTCCCCCAACATACGCAGCCGGCCGATACATCTGA